A window of the Salvelinus fontinalis isolate EN_2023a chromosome 26, ASM2944872v1, whole genome shotgun sequence genome harbors these coding sequences:
- the LOC129824360 gene encoding zinc finger protein 436-like produces the protein MSSLSYSPPAKEEDVCWTEKETLVKEEEEEEDVTIQKQVEGEAVTVKEEEKEVTVKEEEDAFRVKEEEDVTVKEEEEKEEDAVFGVKEEEGEMTVTLEEEEEVGDLFNTRERHDYRGSSGESLQHYEADEAEKSLSTSEHLKKHQRRPTGKKSHRCSDCGKSYLRSNSLKVHMRIHTGEKPYSCDQCGKSFTRSNGLIVHLRAHTGEKPYSCIQCGKSFTSSSCLIVHLRAHTGDKHYSCNQCEKSFTRSSSLVSHQRKHTGEKSYSCNQCWMSFTQSSNLVSHQRTHTGEKPYSCDQCGKSFTQSSSLVSHQRTHTGEKPYSCDQCGKSFTTSSHLTVHQRTHTGEKPYSCTQCGKSFVTSSHLILHQRTHTGEKPYSCKQCGKSCTRSSNLVSHQRTHRIETL, from the exons atgagttcactaagctactctcctcctgctaaagaagaggatgtctgctggacggagaaagaaactctcgtgaaagaggaggaggaagaggaggatgttacaatacaaaaacaggtagagggtgaggctgttacagtgaaagaagaagagaaagaagttacagtgaaagaagaggaagacgcgttcagagtgaaagaggaggaggatgttacagtaaaagaagaggaagagaaagaggaggatgcagtttttggagtgaaagaggaggagggggagatgactgtcacattggaggaagaagaggaggttggagatctgtttaacacca gagagagacatgactaccgtggatcctctggggagtctctacaacattatgaagctgacgaggcagagaagagtctctccacatcagagcacctcaagaaacaccagcggagacccacagggaagaaatctcaccgctgctctgactgtgggaagagttactTAAGATCAAATTCACTAAAAGTACACATGAgaattcacactggagagaaaccttatagctgtgatcaatgtgggaagagttttactcgcTCAAACGGCCTGATAGTACATCTGagagcacacacaggagagaagccttatagctgtattcaatgtgggaagagttttactagctCAAGCTGCCTGATAGTACATCTGAgagcacacacaggagataaacattatagctgtaatcaatgtgagaAGAGTTTTACTCGGTCAAGCAGcctggtatcacaccagagaaaacacacaggagagaaatcttatagctgtaatcaatgttggatgagttttactcagtcaagcaacctggtatcacaccagagaacacacacaggagagaaaccttatagctgtgatcaatgtgggaagagttttactcagtcaagcagcctggtatcacaccagagaacacacacaggagagaaaccttatagctgtgatcaatgtgggaagagttttactacatctagccatctgactgtacaccagagaacacacacaggagagaagccttatagctgtactcaatgtgggaagagttttgttacatctAGCCATTTGattttacaccagagaacacacacaggagagaaaccttatagctgtaagcaatgtgggaagagttgtaCTCGGTCAAGCAAcctggtatcacaccagagaacacacaggaTTGAAACCttgtag